The Leadbettera azotonutricia ZAS-9 genome has a window encoding:
- the nudC gene encoding NAD(+) diphosphatase encodes MSDANTTLIFQGNNLVVPEGPNAGIIDEDKGDCFTIPSVDGSDDISAIMLKNSVPLPPEWKSVPLRQALDSMTGGVMADGVGQVGRMLRAYHIALWRQDSRFCGTCGNPNKDAETGELARQCPACGRLEFPRISPAVITIIVNDKGEALLAHNKKFVGGVYSLIAGFNEAGESLEATVARETKEEVNIDVTGIRYVRSQPWPFPNSLMLGFTARYAGGEIKPDGVEIEDARWFSREKLPPLPGNGSVSRYLIGLWLDGAL; translated from the coding sequence TTGAGCGATGCAAACACAACTTTAATTTTCCAGGGGAATAATCTCGTTGTTCCCGAAGGCCCAAATGCCGGCATTATAGATGAAGATAAGGGGGATTGTTTTACCATTCCTTCTGTGGACGGTTCGGATGATATTTCAGCCATCATGCTGAAAAATTCCGTGCCCCTCCCGCCGGAATGGAAATCTGTGCCGCTGCGGCAGGCCCTGGATTCCATGACCGGGGGCGTCATGGCTGACGGGGTAGGGCAGGTGGGGCGCATGCTCAGGGCTTACCACATAGCCCTCTGGAGGCAGGATTCCCGTTTTTGCGGCACTTGTGGGAATCCGAACAAGGATGCGGAAACAGGAGAGCTGGCCCGCCAATGCCCTGCCTGCGGCCGCCTGGAATTCCCCAGGATTTCTCCGGCGGTGATCACCATCATCGTCAATGACAAGGGCGAAGCCCTGTTGGCGCACAACAAGAAATTCGTAGGCGGGGTGTATAGCCTCATCGCAGGTTTCAACGAGGCCGGAGAAAGCCTGGAGGCTACTGTGGCCCGTGAGACCAAAGAAGAAGTAAATATTGATGTCACCGGCATCCGTTATGTGCGTTCCCAGCCCTGGCCTTTCCCGAATTCCCTTATGCTGGGTTTTACTGCCCGTTATGCAGGGGGGGAAATCAAGCCTGACGGCGTAGAAATCGAAGACGCCCGCTGGTTCTCCAGGGAAAAGCTGCCGCCCCTGCCCGGAAACGGGTCGGTCTCGCGGTACCTTATCGGGCTTTGGCTGGACGGGGCTTTATAA
- the amrS gene encoding AmmeMemoRadiSam system radical SAM enzyme, whose translation MKKKRTLICRLCPHQCTIKPGARGLCKARLNEGGALKIPLYGFITALARDPIEKKPLYHFRPGSTILSIGFAGCNLRCPFCQNWHISQNIDTRGRHVSPREIIAMAKAEATPQVAYTYSEPLIHIEFLLDAMKEARNNGVANVLVTNGCINAEAAEEILNLTDAANIDLKCFSGETYAKTLGGDLDTILAFISRAHEKGVHIELTTLVVPGLNDSDEEMDKAADFIAGISGEIPWHLSAYHPDYKWNAPPTDPARLRTLAERARQKLSHVHMGNLRFDA comes from the coding sequence ATGAAGAAAAAAAGAACCCTGATATGCAGGCTCTGCCCCCATCAGTGCACCATAAAGCCAGGCGCCAGGGGTCTTTGCAAGGCCCGCCTTAATGAGGGGGGCGCCCTAAAAATCCCCCTCTATGGTTTCATCACCGCCCTTGCGCGGGACCCGATTGAAAAAAAGCCCCTTTACCATTTCCGCCCGGGATCGACCATACTTTCCATTGGATTTGCGGGCTGCAACCTCCGCTGCCCATTCTGCCAAAACTGGCATATTTCCCAAAACATAGATACCCGGGGGCGCCACGTCAGCCCCAGGGAGATCATCGCCATGGCAAAAGCCGAAGCAACTCCCCAGGTTGCATACACCTATTCAGAACCCCTTATACACATTGAATTTCTATTGGACGCCATGAAGGAAGCCCGCAATAATGGGGTTGCCAATGTGCTGGTAACAAACGGCTGCATAAACGCTGAAGCGGCGGAAGAAATTCTTAACCTGACCGATGCTGCCAACATCGACCTCAAATGCTTTTCCGGTGAAACCTATGCCAAGACCCTGGGAGGGGATCTGGATACGATCCTTGCCTTTATCTCCAGGGCCCACGAAAAGGGCGTGCACATAGAGCTAACCACCCTGGTTGTGCCCGGCTTGAACGACAGCGACGAAGAGATGGACAAGGCCGCGGATTTCATTGCCGGAATTTCCGGGGAAATTCCCTGGCATCTGTCCGCCTACCACCCGGACTACAAATGGAACGCGCCTCCCACCGATCCGGCCCGCCTCAGGACCCTTGCAGAAAGAGCCAGGCAGAAGCTGTCCCATGTCCATATGGGCAACCTACGGTTTGATGCCTAA
- a CDS encoding FmdB family zinc ribbon protein gives MPTYGYECKSCGHTFDAFQSMSDAPLKICPQCGKELRRLINGGTGIIFKGSGFYVTDKKGGSGSVASGKSDKPEKKDASSPAPACAGCADSSCPKAANS, from the coding sequence ATGCCGACTTATGGATATGAATGCAAAAGCTGCGGTCACACCTTCGATGCTTTCCAAAGCATGAGCGATGCGCCACTCAAAATCTGCCCACAGTGCGGCAAGGAACTGAGGCGCCTCATCAATGGCGGAACCGGCATTATTTTTAAAGGTTCCGGGTTTTACGTTACCGACAAGAAGGGTGGGAGCGGCAGTGTTGCTTCAGGCAAGTCTGATAAACCTGAAAAAAAGGACGCATCAAGCCCGGCCCCGGCCTGCGCAGGCTGTGCCGATTCATCCTGCCCCAAAGCTGCCAACAGCTAG